In uncultured Methanobacterium sp., a genomic segment contains:
- a CDS encoding Ni/Fe hydrogenase subunit alpha, whose protein sequence is MKNIEISPVSRIEGHAKITVQVDDAGNVADAHFHVMEIRGFEKFLEGAAVEEAPRITPRICGICQTAHHLAAAKATDMVFGLEPPETAKKLRELMLMGQYIHSHSLHFYFLGAPDLVMGPDSDPAMRNVVGILKSNPDLAMMAIKTRKIGQEITGVVGGKPISPVTAIPGGQSRGITSEQQAKLLSKTKEAIGLIEQGVEVAKPLFAQYSEAIEALGPVESHFGALTNGGSIEFYDGPAKIIDKSGSQVYEFAAADYLDYIEEKVQPWSYLKFPYLKQIGFPEGNYRVGPLARLNVVDSIPTEKASALYGEYKDQYGIAQNALLYHYARLIELMYAAERAVQLLEDDTITGTDLRQNLSEPLMTKEEAQKSSETKRGVGMIEATRGILIHDYETDAGGFINRANLIVSTGQNNLSMDIGVRETAKQMIHGEEVSEGLKNRLEMIVRAYDPCLSCATHAIDGSSPLAVDIYDSEGQLLKKHLL, encoded by the coding sequence ATGAAAAATATCGAAATAAGCCCTGTAAGCAGGATAGAGGGACACGCCAAGATCACAGTGCAGGTGGATGATGCAGGGAACGTTGCCGATGCCCACTTCCACGTTATGGAAATCAGGGGATTTGAAAAATTCCTGGAAGGTGCTGCTGTGGAAGAAGCACCCCGAATCACTCCACGTATATGTGGTATATGCCAGACAGCACACCACCTGGCAGCAGCCAAAGCCACGGATATGGTTTTTGGACTCGAACCGCCAGAAACAGCCAAAAAACTAAGGGAACTCATGCTGATGGGACAGTACATTCACTCCCATTCACTCCATTTTTACTTCCTGGGCGCCCCGGACCTGGTTATGGGACCTGATTCAGACCCTGCAATGAGAAATGTGGTGGGGATCTTAAAAAGTAATCCAGATCTGGCAATGATGGCCATAAAAACCCGGAAGATCGGACAGGAAATCACAGGTGTTGTGGGTGGAAAACCCATAAGTCCAGTGACTGCCATACCAGGAGGACAATCTCGAGGCATAACCTCTGAACAACAAGCTAAACTATTATCCAAAACTAAAGAAGCAATAGGTTTAATAGAACAAGGTGTTGAAGTAGCAAAACCATTATTCGCCCAGTACAGTGAAGCTATTGAAGCATTAGGTCCTGTTGAAAGTCATTTCGGTGCACTAACCAACGGTGGTTCCATCGAGTTCTACGATGGCCCAGCCAAGATCATTGACAAATCTGGGAGTCAGGTTTATGAATTTGCGGCAGCTGATTACTTGGACTACATTGAAGAAAAAGTTCAACCATGGTCCTACCTGAAATTCCCCTACCTGAAACAGATAGGATTCCCTGAAGGTAACTACCGTGTGGGTCCACTGGCCAGGCTGAATGTGGTAGATAGCATCCCCACTGAAAAAGCTTCAGCCCTTTATGGTGAATACAAGGACCAGTATGGAATTGCTCAAAACGCACTCCTGTACCACTACGCCCGTTTAATCGAGCTGATGTATGCCGCGGAAAGAGCAGTACAACTTTTAGAAGATGACACTATAACCGGTACTGACCTGCGCCAGAACCTTTCAGAACCATTAATGACCAAGGAAGAAGCCCAAAAATCCAGTGAAACTAAAAGAGGCGTGGGAATGATTGAGGCCACCAGAGGAATCCTCATCCACGACTATGAAACCGATGCTGGAGGATTCATTAACCGGGCAAATTTAATTGTTTCCACCGGCCAGAACAACCTATCCATGGACATAGGAGTTAGAGAAACAGCTAAACAGATGATTCATGGTGAAGAGGTTTCAGAAGGGCTTAAAAACAGACTGGAAATGATTGTAAGAGCATACGACCCATGTCTTTCCTGTGCAACTCATGCCATTGATGGAAGTTCACCACTGGCCGTGGACATCTACGACAGCGAAGGACAACTCCTGAAAAAACACTTACTCTGA
- a CDS encoding replication factor C small subunit has protein sequence MNGPWVEKYRPQTLEEVVGQDHIIHRLKQYINEANMPNLMFTGPAGVGKTTTAIALAKAMLGEYWKQNFLELNASDARGIETVRKDIKSFCRLKAVGSPFRIIFLDEVDNMTKDAQHALRREMEMYTKTSSFILSCNYSSKIIDPIQSRCAIFRFAPIKGHQVIERLEIIAKAENVNYAPGTLESIVYFAEGDMRRAVNILQSTASMGEEITEEIVHDVVSKAKPKDVRRIVNLALDGDFMGARDLLREVMVVQGTSGEDMVTQVYQEVSRMAMDDLISSEDYIKLVEHIGEYDFRIREGANPRIQLEALLTKFLPKEKAD, from the coding sequence ATGAACGGACCATGGGTGGAGAAATATCGACCACAGACCCTGGAAGAGGTTGTGGGTCAAGATCACATTATACACAGACTTAAACAATACATAAACGAAGCGAACATGCCAAACCTCATGTTCACCGGCCCGGCAGGAGTGGGAAAAACCACCACTGCCATTGCACTGGCCAAAGCCATGCTGGGTGAATACTGGAAGCAGAACTTCCTGGAGTTAAATGCCTCTGATGCCAGGGGTATTGAGACCGTGCGTAAGGATATTAAGAGTTTCTGCCGATTGAAAGCAGTTGGATCACCATTCAGGATCATATTCCTGGATGAAGTGGATAACATGACCAAGGATGCCCAGCACGCCCTGCGTCGGGAGATGGAAATGTACACCAAAACATCCTCATTCATCCTTTCCTGTAACTACTCATCCAAGATCATCGACCCAATCCAATCACGGTGTGCTATATTCAGGTTCGCACCCATTAAAGGGCATCAAGTCATCGAGAGACTGGAAATAATTGCCAAGGCAGAGAACGTTAATTATGCACCTGGAACTCTTGAAAGTATTGTTTATTTTGCTGAAGGGGATATGCGCCGGGCAGTTAACATCTTACAATCCACTGCTTCCATGGGTGAAGAGATAACTGAGGAAATTGTTCACGACGTGGTTTCCAAGGCAAAACCTAAAGATGTTCGCAGGATTGTTAACCTGGCACTGGATGGGGATTTCATGGGTGCCCGTGACCTTTTAAGGGAGGTCATGGTGGTTCAGGGAACCAGTGGCGAGGATATGGTAACCCAGGTTTATCAGGAAGTCTCCAGAATGGCCATGGATGACCTGATCAGTAGTGAAGATTATATAAAGCTGGTGGAGCACATTGGAGAATATGATTTCCGAATACGGGAAGGTGCCAATCCCAGAATACAATTAGAAGCTCTTTTGACCAAATTTTTACCAAAGGAAAAGGCAGATTAG
- a CDS encoding replication factor C large subunit encodes MLWTEKYSPQTMKEVLGNKKAIEEIENWLENWDHGEPQKCLLLVGPPGTGKTTLAHLVAREFSDHIELNASDKRSYDIIMNTIGEASASVSLFGQGGRKLIILDEVDGLHGNEDRGGIRAINKIIKEGHHPMIMMANDLYSKRIQSLKSKCQLIKIRKVHTNSIVALLKKICIKEGVDFEEHVLRTLAKRSRGDLRSAINDLQVIAQGKDSITSDDLKIISEKDDINNIFDSVRTVLKSKNPKRIKDSLRLEADPGFILEQITENIPREYEKPEEIEKAYNAVAEADVYLGRAFNTRHYGYWKYTYDLMGVGVALAKDETYKKFSRYTSSTFYSKLSKNRAKRDLRDRVATKIGAKLHTSRKVAIEYFPYYEIMFEKDDLARDLADYFDLDDAEVKQFRSRKIKKRKVKKAPKTPKAKGITKTTPKKDPKKSTKSTGTSSKNVSDESKGSKEVETKTIPENPKSKDKAKKNNKGNSSKTTSKDKNDPGKSETKDKGKQVSLFSFK; translated from the coding sequence ATGTTGTGGACTGAGAAGTACAGTCCCCAGACCATGAAGGAGGTTCTGGGGAATAAAAAAGCCATTGAAGAGATTGAAAACTGGCTGGAGAACTGGGATCATGGCGAACCCCAGAAGTGTCTCTTACTGGTAGGACCTCCAGGCACCGGGAAAACCACCCTGGCCCATCTGGTGGCTCGCGAGTTCTCAGACCATATAGAACTCAATGCCAGTGACAAACGATCCTACGACATAATAATGAACACCATAGGAGAAGCATCAGCTTCTGTCTCTCTATTTGGCCAGGGAGGTCGTAAACTCATAATATTGGATGAAGTGGATGGACTTCATGGAAATGAGGACCGTGGAGGGATAAGAGCCATTAACAAGATAATCAAAGAAGGCCATCATCCCATGATCATGATGGCCAACGACCTTTACAGTAAACGAATCCAGAGTCTTAAATCTAAATGTCAACTTATAAAAATCCGAAAAGTGCATACCAACTCCATTGTAGCTCTTTTAAAGAAGATCTGTATTAAAGAAGGGGTTGATTTTGAGGAGCACGTTCTTAGGACACTAGCTAAAAGATCCCGTGGCGATTTAAGGTCAGCAATTAACGATCTGCAAGTTATTGCCCAGGGCAAGGACTCAATCACCTCTGATGACCTGAAGATCATATCTGAGAAGGATGATATTAACAATATCTTTGACTCAGTGCGCACTGTGCTTAAAAGCAAGAATCCCAAAAGGATCAAGGATTCCCTGCGCCTGGAGGCAGATCCTGGTTTTATTCTGGAACAAATAACCGAGAACATTCCCCGGGAGTATGAAAAGCCAGAAGAAATTGAAAAGGCATATAATGCAGTGGCAGAAGCTGATGTGTACCTGGGACGGGCATTCAACACCAGGCACTACGGTTACTGGAAGTACACCTACGATCTCATGGGAGTGGGTGTGGCCCTGGCCAAGGATGAGACCTACAAAAAATTCAGCAGGTACACCAGTTCAACCTTCTACAGTAAATTATCCAAGAACCGGGCAAAGAGGGACCTCAGAGACAGGGTAGCCACCAAGATCGGAGCTAAACTACATACATCAAGGAAAGTGGCCATTGAATACTTCCCATACTATGAAATAATGTTTGAGAAAGATGACCTGGCCAGGGATCTGGCAGACTACTTTGACCTGGATGATGCCGAGGTTAAACAGTTCAGGAGTAGGAAGATTAAAAAGAGGAAAGTGAAGAAAGCTCCTAAAACTCCTAAAGCTAAAGGTATAACCAAAACTACACCTAAAAAAGATCCTAAAAAAAGTACTAAATCCACAGGGACATCTTCTAAAAATGTTTCAGATGAGTCTAAAGGTTCTAAAGAAGTAGAAACAAAAACCATTCCTGAAAATCCTAAATCTAAGGATAAAGCAAAAAAGAATAATAAAGGAAATTCTTCAAAAACTACATCCAAGGATAAAAATGATCCAGGTAAGTCTGAGACTAAAGATAAAGGGAAGCAGGTTTCGCTTTTTAGTTTTAAATAA
- a CDS encoding DUF2283 domain-containing protein yields MIKEIKMKQDYDASNDSLFIYAAENHNYKESLEVTSNIILDFDEDYIPRAIEILGASKLLSIDKNSLKCLSNVDVLVDVSDELVHIKASFRVSDKKTIGKPLDVKTINDLSFPQLQAHFELGKV; encoded by the coding sequence ATGATTAAAGAAATCAAAATGAAACAGGATTATGATGCTTCAAATGATTCTTTATTTATTTATGCAGCTGAAAATCACAACTATAAAGAATCGTTAGAAGTTACCTCCAATATTATCCTTGATTTTGATGAAGATTACATTCCGAGGGCTATTGAAATTTTAGGCGCTTCGAAACTATTAAGCATCGATAAAAATTCGCTTAAATGCCTTTCTAATGTGGATGTTCTAGTGGATGTAAGTGATGAACTGGTTCACATAAAAGCTTCTTTCAGAGTTTCAGATAAAAAAACCATTGGAAAACCATTAGATGTTAAGACTATCAATGATCTGAGTTTTCCTCAACTCCAGGCACATTTTGAACTAGGAAAAGTTTAA
- a CDS encoding ATPase, protein MTMKQEVVRFLQKNGVETRFISIVDEKVYVNNLKLSRFSRKKEEIFLEEFPNFDVRRSKVFQKICSRASRVLKNALSPHDRIILSNPSNCANLTLYTVLEPYTRKYGVELLLQNDDVGRWNELKLQEKKSELNMDSIALPLTLDGEVEHILETMFNGENLDILSAHSKKNAIKMIYPLSNVPTSWIESWVNIEGLNCNFEPNAGLPRDMLEFLEGFIPDVREKMMSSAFYLSGDR, encoded by the coding sequence ATGACAATGAAACAAGAAGTGGTCAGATTCCTCCAGAAAAACGGTGTGGAAACCAGGTTCATTAGCATAGTTGATGAAAAGGTTTACGTTAATAATCTGAAGTTATCCCGGTTTTCACGCAAAAAAGAGGAGATATTCCTAGAAGAATTCCCTAATTTTGATGTAAGGCGTTCTAAAGTGTTCCAGAAGATATGTAGCCGCGCATCCCGCGTACTCAAAAATGCATTGAGTCCCCATGATAGGATAATCCTGTCCAACCCTTCAAACTGTGCAAACCTGACACTCTATACGGTCTTGGAGCCTTACACCCGAAAGTATGGGGTGGAATTACTCCTTCAGAATGATGATGTGGGCAGGTGGAATGAACTGAAACTTCAGGAAAAAAAATCAGAACTGAATATGGATTCAATTGCCCTGCCGTTAACTCTTGATGGGGAAGTTGAACACATACTGGAAACCATGTTTAACGGTGAGAATTTGGATATTTTAAGTGCTCATTCTAAGAAAAATGCCATAAAAATGATTTATCCCCTTAGTAATGTTCCAACATCGTGGATAGAATCATGGGTAAATATTGAAGGTTTAAATTGTAACTTTGAACCTAATGCTGGGCTTCCCAGGGATATGTTAGAATTTTTAGAGGGTTTTATTCCAGATGTGCGGGAGAAAATGATGAGTTCTGCATTTTATCTTTCTGGTGATAGGTGA